The following coding sequences are from one Seonamhaeicola sp. ML3 window:
- a CDS encoding polysaccharide lyase family 7 protein, whose amino-acid sequence MRYLKFPFWGILFLAFMAACQSDGLPDKPEQAENPYKDIEEVQEESNYKLPNIDLSHWKVTLPIGNPTEVHPPDILDYATNETLKPFFYNDSVNGALVFYTYPGATTANTSYSRTELRELMNPLDKGKTNWTFKQGGNMKGKLQMGNISKDSNDKYHRTIIMQIHGRLTNAQRDLIGAKDNNAPPMLKIYWTYGYVRVKTKVLKDLNASETEILHTSVWGDDDGHTFEQYVGFDPFNLEVKVQEGRMEVILNDNESVVYDDIHIQKWGVFENYFKAGNYLSTKDDGAFANVKYYELSIAH is encoded by the coding sequence ATGAGGTATTTAAAATTTCCTTTTTGGGGAATATTGTTTTTGGCTTTTATGGCTGCCTGTCAATCTGATGGTCTTCCAGACAAACCAGAACAGGCAGAAAACCCATATAAGGATATTGAGGAAGTGCAAGAGGAATCTAATTATAAGTTGCCGAACATTGATTTAAGCCACTGGAAAGTGACATTGCCCATTGGAAATCCAACAGAGGTACATCCTCCAGATATTTTAGATTATGCCACCAACGAAACTCTAAAACCTTTTTTCTATAATGACTCAGTTAATGGCGCATTAGTGTTTTATACATATCCAGGGGCTACTACAGCAAACACCTCTTATTCAAGAACAGAATTAAGGGAATTGATGAATCCATTGGATAAAGGAAAAACCAATTGGACATTTAAACAAGGAGGCAATATGAAAGGGAAACTGCAAATGGGTAATATTTCAAAAGATAGTAATGATAAATATCATAGAACTATTATCATGCAAATACATGGAAGGCTTACAAATGCCCAGAGAGATTTAATTGGAGCAAAAGACAATAACGCGCCACCAATGTTAAAGATATATTGGACCTATGGATACGTTAGAGTTAAGACTAAGGTTTTAAAAGATTTAAATGCCTCTGAAACAGAAATATTGCACACTAGTGTCTGGGGAGACGATGACGGACATACATTTGAACAATATGTGGGATTTGATCCATTTAATTTAGAAGTAAAGGTTCAGGAAGGTCGCATGGAAGTAATTTTAAATGATAATGAGTCTGTGGTTTATGATGATATACACATTCAAAAATGGGGTGTTTTTGAAAACTATTTTAAAGCTGGAAACTATTTATCCACAAAAGATGATGGTGCTTTTGCTAATGTAAAATATTATGAATTGTCTATCGCTCATTAA
- a CDS encoding MFS transporter, whose protein sequence is MKIKGLRWWVIGLIALAAVINYIDRQAFSVLWETEGGIADELYPELDADGRKKIYGRIGTYFIIAYALGQALFGRIFDKLGTRIGFALSIGFWSLATGLHALVRGFLGFTLVRSLLGLSEAGNWPGAAKGNAEWFPTNERAIAQGIFNFGASFGALISIPLIGFLAQKLHWHIVFMIIAILGFLWLIPWLIVVKVGPKKHPWLTDEEKKLILDGQKNEIKSGDEQEPQKSMGYGKLLGFKQSWGVILASAAIDPIWWIFVIWIPNYLVNVFDMGIEGITQLGWVPYLGAMIGAWFGGLLAKWFFNKGWGVNKVRKMAIGIGCMIMLPALLSLSNPGSPLVAVIIMAVVLFGFQTAIGNIQTLPSDLFNGKSVGTLSGLAGMSAKFAAAALTWYIGEKLPADKYSFVFLIGAALVGIVVFSVWVLIPKIEALKNK, encoded by the coding sequence ATGAAAATTAAAGGTTTACGTTGGTGGGTTATAGGGCTAATAGCCTTGGCTGCAGTAATTAATTATATAGACAGACAAGCTTTTTCAGTATTATGGGAGACAGAAGGAGGTATAGCTGATGAACTGTATCCTGAATTAGATGCTGATGGTAGAAAAAAGATTTATGGTCGTATAGGTACTTATTTCATTATAGCCTACGCTCTTGGACAAGCTTTATTTGGAAGGATTTTCGACAAGTTAGGTACGCGCATAGGTTTTGCTTTATCAATTGGTTTCTGGTCTTTGGCTACTGGACTGCATGCTTTGGTAAGAGGATTTTTAGGTTTTACGCTTGTAAGATCTCTGCTAGGGTTGTCTGAAGCAGGTAACTGGCCTGGAGCAGCAAAGGGAAATGCAGAATGGTTTCCTACTAACGAAAGGGCTATAGCTCAAGGTATTTTTAATTTTGGGGCATCTTTTGGAGCCTTGATTTCTATACCGCTTATAGGTTTTCTGGCACAGAAATTACACTGGCACATTGTGTTTATGATTATTGCTATACTTGGTTTCTTATGGTTAATCCCTTGGCTTATTGTGGTTAAAGTTGGACCTAAAAAACATCCATGGTTAACAGATGAAGAAAAAAAATTAATACTCGATGGTCAAAAAAACGAGATAAAATCAGGAGACGAACAAGAACCACAAAAGAGTATGGGCTATGGCAAGCTATTAGGTTTTAAGCAAAGTTGGGGGGTTATTTTAGCTTCAGCTGCAATAGACCCAATATGGTGGATTTTTGTAATCTGGATACCTAATTACCTTGTTAATGTATTTGATATGGGTATTGAAGGTATTACCCAATTAGGATGGGTGCCTTATCTAGGTGCGATGATCGGCGCTTGGTTTGGAGGTTTACTAGCCAAATGGTTCTTTAATAAAGGATGGGGTGTTAACAAGGTTAGAAAAATGGCCATAGGTATAGGATGTATGATTATGCTTCCTGCTTTATTATCCTTAAGTAACCCTGGTAGTCCATTAGTAGCTGTTATAATTATGGCTGTAGTTTTATTTGGATTTCAAACAGCTATTGGAAATATTCAAACTTTACCAAGTGATTTATTTAATGGTAAGTCAGTTGGGACCTTATCTGGTTTGGCTGGAATGTCGGCAAAATTCGCAGCAGCAGCATTAACATGGTATATTGGAGAAAAACTACCTGCAGATAAGTATTCTTTTGTCTTTCTAATTGGTGCTGCACTTGTAGGTATAGTTGTTTTCTCGGTTTGGGTATTGATTCCAAAAATAGAAGCACTAAAAAATAAATAG
- a CDS encoding TonB-dependent receptor: MNLKFKLTLIAVLIFNTVLIAQNGITVKGTVVSTSNNIPIPGVNVIVVKSNKGTTTDFDGNYEIQVNKGDVIQFSYVGFKSQTIIVGDQLTINVSLSEDLAQLDEVVVVGYGTQKKSHLTGSISKVTNENLEQIPVARVDDALVGQVSGVNIQATDGSAGAAPTITIRGVGSMAGDSTPLIVVDGVIVDSDFLSSLNMNDVASFEILKDAASSSIYGSKGSNGIIMITMKEGVEGKTRFNYSTFVGFKEARHSDPYTFSIAETAAAELAANGVLSDRTRYKQLIGIDRSWQDVIFDGGTITSHSLSIRGGNSITKYTMSANYSDDEGVLLTDNFKRYGARLKVDSKLNDKLKVGVSFTPSYTVRRRFDGSTHDINRQTNWLPVYHDEHTIQFVNFYKYPDVQIGDYATQRHFDDYDLDLGAPVPSGGTDISNTSNTNPAAKVLERERFDKKFKLFGSVYGDYSIIPGLNFRTMLSGSIQDTKRTRWQGVLSSRNGAAASRMDEISQRSMYFIWDNFFNYNKIIGKHDIGATIGVVLEDTDASNSSITGTGYTNDAVKQITNAALIAAADAFEWEKKGISYVSRINYAYDNKYLASLSFRRDGSSIFGSDYKYGNFPAASLGWNISNEDFLEDSEIISNLKLRASYGVTGNDRLNTGSIDPDGNNTSNSLSTGNILVDFYPYLALLSATTSSIDGSVVSGFSPLNIANPELKWERLVEFNPGIDFGFFNNRITGSVDYYERTSDQLLLNNPISYTTGFSSALVNLGEVKNEGFEIELRTRNISSETFNWKSGILVTTNKNTLVDFADSNGQITNIDEKRAAEWINLEGYPISTYYGWVVDRDIPLENLNNAYHPIGAQAQDVYVKDLNGDGIIDDEDKAPLGDPYPEFIWSFINEFKIGPVDFSFMFQGSHGAEVRNMGDQYLFNHFNSAQDFNTSTTPDQQFIKQKIFTDDIIQDASYIALRNVNIGYNFPKDVLSKLNISNLRVYATGQNLMYKTASDYTGFNPESLDRTSPTNYGYQRAGSPIFRTISLGLNLDF; encoded by the coding sequence ATGAATCTAAAATTTAAGCTAACTCTTATTGCAGTATTGATTTTCAATACTGTTTTAATTGCACAGAATGGAATTACTGTAAAAGGTACTGTAGTGTCTACCTCAAATAATATTCCAATTCCTGGTGTAAATGTTATTGTTGTAAAGTCCAACAAAGGAACGACTACAGATTTCGATGGAAATTACGAAATTCAAGTCAACAAAGGTGATGTAATACAATTTTCTTATGTTGGTTTTAAAAGTCAGACTATTATTGTTGGGGATCAATTAACAATAAACGTTTCATTATCCGAAGACCTTGCACAACTTGATGAAGTTGTGGTAGTAGGTTATGGTACCCAAAAGAAATCTCACCTAACCGGTTCTATTTCAAAAGTTACTAACGAGAATTTGGAACAAATTCCTGTAGCAAGGGTAGATGATGCCTTAGTAGGGCAAGTTTCTGGTGTTAATATTCAAGCTACCGATGGTTCTGCTGGTGCTGCTCCCACAATTACAATTCGAGGTGTGGGATCAATGGCAGGAGACTCTACCCCTTTGATTGTTGTTGATGGAGTAATTGTAGACTCAGATTTTTTAAGTTCCTTAAATATGAACGATGTAGCTTCGTTTGAAATATTGAAAGATGCTGCATCATCATCAATTTATGGGTCTAAAGGATCTAATGGTATTATAATGATTACCATGAAAGAGGGTGTGGAAGGAAAAACACGTTTTAACTACAGCACATTTGTTGGCTTTAAAGAGGCAAGGCATAGTGATCCTTATACATTTTCTATAGCAGAAACTGCGGCGGCAGAATTGGCTGCTAATGGTGTGCTATCAGATAGGACAAGATACAAACAACTTATAGGGATTGATCGCTCTTGGCAAGATGTAATATTTGACGGTGGGACTATAACATCACATTCACTTTCAATTAGAGGAGGAAACTCCATAACTAAGTATACCATGAGTGCTAACTATTCTGATGATGAAGGTGTTTTGCTAACGGATAATTTTAAACGATACGGGGCTAGACTTAAGGTTGATAGTAAATTAAACGATAAATTAAAAGTAGGTGTAAGTTTTACCCCTTCGTATACTGTTAGAAGACGTTTTGATGGTTCTACACACGATATTAATAGACAAACAAACTGGTTGCCGGTTTATCATGATGAGCATACCATTCAATTTGTAAACTTTTATAAATATCCAGATGTCCAAATTGGAGATTATGCTACACAGCGTCATTTCGATGATTATGATTTAGACTTAGGCGCACCGGTACCATCTGGAGGAACCGATATCAGCAACACTTCTAACACTAATCCAGCAGCTAAAGTTTTAGAACGTGAACGTTTTGATAAAAAATTCAAACTTTTTGGTAGTGTTTATGGAGATTATTCTATTATTCCTGGTTTAAACTTCCGAACTATGTTATCTGGGTCAATACAAGATACCAAAAGAACCAGATGGCAAGGCGTATTGTCTAGTAGAAATGGTGCGGCCGCATCACGTATGGATGAAATAAGTCAAAGAAGTATGTACTTTATTTGGGACAACTTCTTTAATTATAACAAAATAATTGGAAAGCACGATATAGGTGCAACTATTGGTGTTGTTCTTGAAGATACCGATGCTTCTAACTCTAGCATTACTGGTACAGGATATACAAATGATGCCGTTAAACAGATAACTAATGCTGCTTTAATAGCTGCTGCAGATGCTTTTGAATGGGAGAAAAAAGGTATTTCTTATGTGTCTAGGATTAATTATGCCTATGACAATAAATATTTAGCTTCCTTGAGTTTTAGGAGAGACGGAAGCTCAATTTTTGGATCTGATTATAAATACGGTAATTTCCCGGCTGCATCACTAGGTTGGAATATTTCTAATGAAGACTTTTTGGAAGATAGTGAGATTATTAGCAACTTAAAACTTAGAGCAAGTTATGGTGTTACTGGTAACGACCGACTAAACACAGGTAGCATTGATCCAGATGGAAATAATACTTCTAATAGCTTAAGTACAGGTAATATTCTAGTGGATTTTTACCCTTATTTAGCTTTGTTAAGTGCTACCACTTCTAGTATTGATGGTAGTGTAGTTTCTGGATTCTCTCCATTAAACATTGCAAATCCTGAACTTAAATGGGAAAGGCTGGTTGAATTCAATCCTGGTATTGATTTCGGGTTCTTTAACAATAGGATAACGGGATCAGTAGATTACTATGAAAGAACAAGTGATCAGTTGTTGCTTAACAATCCAATTTCATACACTACAGGTTTTAGTAGTGCTCTTGTAAACCTTGGTGAAGTTAAAAACGAGGGATTCGAAATAGAGTTAAGAACAAGAAATATTTCTTCAGAAACTTTCAACTGGAAGTCAGGTATATTAGTAACAACCAATAAAAATACGTTAGTGGATTTTGCAGATTCTAACGGACAAATCACAAACATTGATGAAAAAAGAGCTGCAGAGTGGATAAATCTAGAAGGATACCCAATTTCTACTTACTACGGTTGGGTTGTAGATAGAGATATTCCTTTAGAGAATCTAAACAATGCTTATCATCCAATAGGTGCTCAAGCACAAGATGTATACGTTAAAGATTTAAATGGAGATGGTATTATTGACGATGAAGATAAAGCACCTCTTGGAGACCCATATCCAGAATTTATTTGGAGTTTTATTAACGAGTTTAAAATTGGTCCAGTAGATTTTAGTTTCATGTTTCAGGGCTCTCATGGTGCAGAGGTAAGAAATATGGGAGATCAATACTTATTCAATCACTTTAATAGTGCTCAAGATTTCAATACCTCTACTACGCCAGACCAACAGTTTATTAAGCAAAAGATTTTTACTGATGATATTATCCAAGACGCTTCATACATAGCGTTACGTAATGTAAACATTGGTTATAACTTTCCAAAAGATGTCCTGTCTAAGTTAAACATTAGCAATCTAAGGGTATATGCTACTGGTCAAAACTTAATGTATAAAACAGCTAGTGACTATACTGGTTTCAATCCAGAGTCTTTAGATAGAACTAGCCCGACAAACTACGGCTATCAAAGAGCTGGTTCTCCAATATTTAGAACAATTTCATTAGGACTAAACTTAGACTTTTAA
- a CDS encoding cupin domain-containing protein, which translates to MKRFSEKYIITKDMEWEELGGGVSRKFLGYDNQIMMVKVKFEKGALGSPHQHFHTQATYCISGKFEFEIDGVKQIVEAGDGVYIEPNLLHSAVCLEEGMLIDTFSPVREDFLSGGGVSYFGDKK; encoded by the coding sequence ATGAAAAGATTTAGCGAAAAATACATTATCACTAAAGATATGGAATGGGAGGAACTTGGAGGAGGGGTCTCTAGAAAGTTCCTAGGTTATGATAACCAAATCATGATGGTAAAAGTAAAATTTGAAAAAGGAGCCTTGGGTTCTCCACACCAACATTTCCATACACAAGCTACCTATTGTATTTCAGGTAAATTTGAATTTGAAATTGATGGCGTAAAACAAATTGTAGAAGCTGGAGATGGCGTATATATTGAGCCTAATCTATTGCACAGTGCTGTTTGTTTGGAAGAAGGGATGTTAATTGATACGTTTAGTCCGGTAAGAGAAGATTTTTTGAGTGGAGGAGGGGTGTCTTATTTTGGAGATAAAAAGTAG
- a CDS encoding FadR/GntR family transcriptional regulator: MKIEVITSNDSQKLQNAIITKIRDLINFKNLEPGDKLPSERMLAEKFEVTRSNVRDAIQKLEFYGLLKSIPQSGTFVANIGVIALNGMIEDILRLDEPDFKSLVETRILLELKTASLAATRRTEEDLVHMKETLDAYEKKVLNNKDAVQEDLLFHLAIAKASGNSTMNTLMLTITPEILTNFERYHVCDEDQALKGIKEHTDIYEAIKIQNPSLAKEKMKIHFKALYQYCYSDSE; this comes from the coding sequence ATGAAGATAGAGGTCATTACATCAAACGACAGTCAAAAATTACAGAATGCAATTATCACTAAAATTAGAGATTTAATAAATTTTAAGAACCTTGAACCCGGTGATAAGCTACCCTCTGAAAGGATGTTGGCCGAAAAGTTTGAGGTAACCAGAAGCAATGTCAGGGATGCCATTCAAAAACTAGAATTTTACGGACTTTTAAAATCAATTCCACAAAGTGGAACTTTTGTTGCAAATATTGGTGTTATAGCCCTAAACGGTATGATTGAGGATATTTTAAGATTGGATGAACCGGACTTTAAATCATTAGTTGAAACTAGAATTCTTTTAGAATTAAAAACCGCTAGTTTGGCGGCTACAAGAAGAACAGAAGAAGATTTAGTACACATGAAGGAAACTTTAGATGCCTATGAAAAAAAGGTTTTAAACAATAAAGATGCCGTTCAAGAAGACCTGTTGTTTCACCTAGCCATAGCTAAAGCTAGTGGAAATAGTACAATGAATACGTTAATGTTAACTATTACGCCAGAAATACTAACAAATTTTGAAAGGTATCATGTATGCGATGAAGATCAAGCTCTAAAAGGTATTAAAGAGCATACCGATATTTATGAGGCAATTAAAATTCAAAATCCATCATTGGCTAAAGAAAAAATGAAAATTCATTTCAAGGCACTATATCAGTATTGTTATAGTGATTCTGAATAG
- a CDS encoding SDR family NAD(P)-dependent oxidoreductase: protein MSNKVAIITGATGGIGFQVAKRLGQDGYTVILNGLNDEMGDLCVKDLNKIGVNAEYYGFDVTDENAVNTNVKAIGEKYGKIDVIVNNAGGLGGRSRFEDMTTEFYRFVMALNLDSTFFVSRAAIPFLKKSENASIINYTSIAGWNAGGPGAGVYGTSKAAVHALTRALAKDLAEYGIRVNAVSPGTIDTDFHKQIKSTKPEVFASWKNNILLGRLGQPEEVASVISFLVSNDAAFLTAETIQVGGGQGLGI from the coding sequence ATGAGTAATAAAGTAGCAATAATTACTGGTGCCACTGGTGGTATTGGTTTTCAAGTAGCCAAAAGACTAGGGCAAGATGGTTACACTGTAATTTTAAATGGCCTAAACGATGAGATGGGAGATTTATGTGTTAAAGACCTCAATAAAATAGGTGTTAATGCAGAATATTACGGATTTGATGTAACAGATGAAAATGCTGTGAATACTAATGTAAAAGCTATAGGAGAAAAATACGGTAAAATCGACGTGATAGTCAATAATGCAGGAGGTCTAGGAGGAAGATCTAGGTTTGAAGATATGACAACCGAGTTTTACAGGTTTGTTATGGCTCTTAATTTAGATTCAACATTTTTTGTTTCAAGAGCAGCTATACCTTTTCTAAAGAAAAGTGAAAACGCTTCAATAATCAACTATACATCCATCGCAGGTTGGAATGCTGGAGGACCAGGTGCTGGAGTTTATGGAACTTCTAAAGCTGCTGTCCATGCATTAACTAGGGCTCTGGCAAAGGATCTTGCTGAATATGGAATAAGAGTTAATGCGGTATCTCCGGGGACTATAGATACAGATTTTCATAAACAAATAAAATCAACAAAACCAGAAGTGTTTGCATCTTGGAAAAATAATATTTTGCTAGGAAGATTAGGGCAACCTGAAGAAGTAGCTAGTGTTATTTCTTTTTTAGTAAGTAATGATGCTGCATTCTTAACTGCTGAGACCATTCAAGTAGGAGGTGGCCAAGGTTTGGGTATTTAA
- a CDS encoding RagB/SusD family nutrient uptake outer membrane protein, producing the protein MKNIKFIIIILLAGVILSCSEDYLNPIPSSGITSASYYKNADEVETALISIYDGIQGINSTSTQDLHAIQFEYYLTEMRSDNTRTKSQEGEAAQFEFYNVEANNGIVSNYYGSFFNVIMRANVVLDNLSVIDNADQLAAFEAEAKFLRAYAYFNLVRLFGDLPLIDSVITPLDKEIQFTRQPVSEIYSLIEGDLETAVAGLDNSYKTRASKAAAQALLAKVYLTHSKNYSAAQGLCEDIIGSGFSLMTNFNDVFYSERNDEIIFAIGFESGLTADSQNFSAEFLNGVGRTVGVNYVTQDAAAALDNFGGDRAMYSYRIDPFQVSQRQVTKYLPDGKDGGADGKTFEEGDPRLAGNDWIVLRYADVLLMHVEAIMAGAAETSSSNALTSFNEVRNRAGLDDDEDGTITVEELLLERRVELAFENQRLFDLIRLGQAETVLSQFSADNGLGYSSTDLLLPIPQREINLSQGLMSQNPGY; encoded by the coding sequence ATGAAAAACATAAAATTTATAATAATAATATTACTAGCAGGTGTGATTTTATCTTGTAGTGAGGATTATTTGAATCCGATTCCTAGTTCCGGTATAACATCGGCGTCTTATTACAAAAACGCAGATGAGGTAGAAACAGCATTAATTTCTATATACGACGGTATACAAGGCATTAACAGCACAAGTACACAAGATTTACACGCTATTCAGTTCGAATACTATCTTACCGAAATGCGAAGTGATAACACACGCACAAAGAGTCAAGAAGGTGAAGCCGCTCAATTCGAGTTTTATAACGTAGAAGCTAACAATGGTATAGTTTCCAACTATTATGGGAGTTTCTTTAATGTAATTATGAGAGCTAACGTCGTACTCGATAATTTAAGCGTTATAGATAACGCTGATCAATTAGCCGCATTTGAAGCCGAAGCTAAATTTCTTAGAGCTTACGCTTATTTTAATTTGGTTAGGTTATTTGGGGATTTACCATTAATAGATAGTGTTATTACGCCTCTTGATAAAGAAATACAATTTACAAGACAACCAGTTTCAGAGATTTATTCTCTAATAGAGGGTGACTTAGAAACGGCTGTTGCAGGTTTAGATAATAGCTATAAAACTAGAGCATCTAAAGCTGCTGCTCAAGCGCTTTTAGCCAAAGTATATCTAACACACAGCAAAAATTATTCTGCCGCTCAAGGCCTTTGTGAAGATATTATTGGGAGTGGTTTTAGTTTAATGACTAATTTCAATGATGTATTCTACAGCGAAAGAAATGATGAGATTATTTTTGCAATTGGTTTCGAGTCTGGTTTAACAGCAGATAGTCAAAACTTTTCTGCTGAGTTTTTAAATGGTGTTGGTAGAACGGTGGGTGTAAATTATGTTACACAAGACGCTGCTGCGGCACTAGACAATTTTGGAGGAGATAGGGCAATGTATTCTTATAGAATTGACCCATTTCAAGTTAGTCAAAGACAAGTTACAAAGTACTTACCGGATGGTAAAGATGGTGGGGCTGATGGAAAGACATTCGAAGAGGGAGACCCTAGGCTGGCTGGTAATGATTGGATTGTTTTAAGATATGCAGATGTATTATTAATGCATGTTGAAGCCATTATGGCTGGTGCTGCAGAGACTTCAAGCTCTAATGCATTGACTTCGTTTAATGAAGTAAGGAACCGTGCTGGTTTAGATGATGACGAAGATGGCACAATAACTGTGGAAGAATTACTACTGGAAAGACGAGTAGAATTAGCATTTGAAAACCAAAGGCTATTCGATTTAATCCGCTTAGGACAAGCAGAAACTGTGTTGTCACAGTTTTCAGCTGATAATGGATTGGGGTATTCATCAACAGATTTATTATTGCCTATTCCACAGAGAGAAATTAACTTAAGCCAAGGTCTGATGTCTCAGAACCCAGGTTACTAA
- a CDS encoding PKD domain-containing protein, with product MSKFKKNIAKSVLAIAAIFAFSLWSCDPTIESLSYDLPEANSKADLTPPSASFSTTVTADYLTYTFANTSNSATDYSWNFGDGNSANTKDATNTFPSVGTYTVTLTASDKLGVTSTFSLDIEVVEPPTPPAIVPVIVNADFDKQPKSSGSDCACAGWINRSLGAQGESSSGNGGSDNLLKFDNDEQDLIYQEFEISPNTDYSITFVAGWKAKESGAFPSQLETRILSGQGYVDGYTPMYFATAAEYPQDDFGYRSVDQMENTDNNLLTEVIDHPDNTSYNTYNYSFNSGNNTSVALVIRGVGGDGTPSDDKGFLWNNGEEEIRIDSVIIEPLD from the coding sequence ATGAGCAAATTCAAAAAGAACATAGCAAAGTCTGTGTTGGCCATCGCTGCTATTTTTGCCTTTAGCCTGTGGTCTTGTGATCCAACAATTGAGTCTTTATCTTATGATTTGCCCGAGGCAAATTCAAAAGCAGATCTTACACCTCCGTCAGCTAGTTTCTCGACTACAGTTACGGCGGATTATCTAACATATACATTTGCGAATACTTCAAATAGTGCAACGGATTATAGTTGGAATTTTGGAGATGGCAATTCAGCAAATACAAAAGATGCAACCAATACTTTTCCATCTGTAGGAACTTACACAGTAACTCTTACGGCTTCTGATAAGCTTGGTGTTACAAGTACTTTCTCATTAGACATAGAGGTCGTTGAGCCGCCAACACCACCAGCAATTGTACCAGTTATTGTAAATGCTGATTTTGACAAGCAACCTAAATCTTCAGGTTCAGATTGTGCTTGTGCCGGTTGGATCAATAGAAGCTTAGGAGCCCAAGGCGAATCTTCTTCCGGTAATGGTGGATCTGATAATCTTCTTAAGTTTGATAATGACGAGCAAGATTTAATCTATCAGGAGTTCGAAATTTCTCCTAATACAGATTATTCCATAACATTTGTTGCTGGTTGGAAAGCCAAGGAAAGTGGTGCTTTCCCAAGTCAACTCGAAACCAGAATTTTATCAGGTCAAGGTTATGTAGATGGTTACACCCCAATGTATTTTGCTACTGCAGCAGAATACCCCCAAGATGATTTTGGGTACAGATCTGTAGATCAAATGGAGAATACAGATAATAATTTGTTAACAGAAGTAATAGATCATCCAGATAATACAAGTTACAATACGTACAATTATTCATTTAACTCTGGTAATAATACTAGTGTAGCATTGGTTATAAGAGGTGTTGGTGGAGATGGAACTCCTAGCGATGATAAAGGTTTTTTATGGAACAATGGTGAAGAAGAAATTAGAATTGATTCTGTTATAATTGAACCATTAGATTAA
- a CDS encoding polysaccharide lyase family 7 protein — MFYIRKEALIVILIVFLSVNATCQTKEGSVSDSDVKTEKKRKKKKKKKVKLPEIDLSHWKVTLPVTNDKGKPVEIEPPEIFDFAKMEVAKPYMYIDSTRGAIVFHAMPTASKTKNTKYTRSELREQMEPGNNNVNWTFADGAYMKGKMAMDASTKDANGKYHRTIIMQIHGRLTNEQRDLIGKDDNNAPPILKIYWDNGKVRVKTKVLKNTNATVPEILHEDAWGDDEGFNFEEEVGFKKFTLEVKVSEGKMVVVLNKNEYKVYEDVHMRKWGVFENYFKAGNYFQTRDEGAFSKVRIYELEVSH; from the coding sequence ATGTTTTATATCCGAAAAGAAGCATTAATAGTGATTTTAATAGTCTTTTTATCTGTAAACGCTACTTGCCAAACCAAGGAGGGTAGCGTTTCAGATTCGGATGTAAAAACTGAAAAGAAACGTAAGAAGAAAAAAAAGAAGAAAGTAAAACTCCCTGAGATAGATTTAAGCCATTGGAAAGTAACACTACCTGTCACTAATGATAAAGGTAAACCGGTTGAAATAGAACCGCCAGAGATTTTCGATTTTGCTAAAATGGAAGTTGCAAAACCTTATATGTACATTGATTCTACCAGAGGCGCTATTGTTTTTCATGCTATGCCAACAGCATCTAAAACCAAGAATACCAAGTATACGAGGTCTGAGTTAAGAGAACAAATGGAACCTGGTAATAATAATGTTAATTGGACATTTGCTGATGGTGCCTATATGAAAGGTAAAATGGCTATGGACGCTTCTACTAAAGACGCCAATGGGAAATATCACAGAACTATTATCATGCAGATACATGGTCGTTTAACTAACGAACAACGCGATTTAATAGGTAAAGACGATAATAATGCCCCACCAATTTTGAAGATTTATTGGGATAATGGTAAGGTTAGAGTAAAAACCAAAGTGCTCAAAAATACTAATGCTACAGTCCCAGAAATTTTACATGAAGACGCATGGGGAGATGATGAAGGTTTCAATTTTGAAGAGGAAGTAGGATTTAAAAAGTTCACTCTAGAAGTTAAGGTGTCTGAAGGAAAAATGGTAGTTGTACTTAATAAGAACGAGTATAAGGTTTATGAAGACGTTCACATGAGAAAATGGGGTGTTTTCGAAAATTATTTTAAAGCAGGTAACTATTTTCAAACTCGTGATGAAGGTGCTTTTTCCAAAGTAAGGATTTACGAACTGGAAGTAAGCCATTAG